One Thermomonas paludicola genomic window, AAGCTCAACGAAGGCACCCAGGGCGCCGGCGTGATGCTGACCGAAAAACCGTCGGCGTCGCGGGCGACCATCGAGACCTTGCGTGGGCTCTACGCCACGTTCCTGGTGCAGGAGTTCATCGCCGAAGCCAAGGGCGCCGACCTGCGCTGCTTCGTGGTGGGTGACCAGGTGGTGGCGGCGATGCGACGGCAGGCGCCGAAAGGCGATTTCCGTTCCAACCTGCACCGGGGCGGGATCGCCAGGCCAGTGCGCCCAACCCGCGCGGAAGCCGCCACGGCGGTGCGCGCGGCGCAGATCCTCGGGCTGGGCGTGGCCGGCGTGGATCTCATCCGCAGCGCACGCGGCCCGCTGGTGCTGGAAGTCAATTCGTCACCGGGGCTGGAAGGCATCGAAGCGGCGACCGACATCGACGTGGCCGGTGCGGTGATTGCGCATGTGGCGATGCAAAGTGCGTTGAAGCAACGCAAGCGCAACGATGATTTGACGGATTCTTAATTGCCGGGCGTTCAAGATCCGTGCATGCCCCGCTGTACTTCCCCCACAGCCGGGCATGCAGGGCGCAAGTGACTTTCGGCCCGGGCGACCCTCCGCCCGGGCCTTCGTTTGTCTGCGCGTCGTGCAATCGCGCCAGGCTCCGGGCAAGCCGGCTGTGCAAGAATCACGGAACCGGTGGCGGGCGGGCCGGTCATAGCAAGTCGAAGTCGCCCAACTGGAAACAACGCATGCGCATCCTGGTCATCGAAGACAACGCCGACATCGCCGCCAACCTGGGCGACTATCTGGAGGAATGCGGGCACACCGTGGACTTCGCGGCCGATGGCATCACCGGGTTGCATCTGGCGGTGGTGCACGAGTTCGATGCGATCGTGCTGGACCTCAACCTGCCCGGCATGGACGGGTTGGAGGTGTGCCGCAAGCTGCGCGTGGAGGCACGCAAGCAGACGCCGGTGTTGATCCTGACCGCGCGTGATTCGCTGGACAACAAGCTGGCAGGCTTTGATTCCGGCGCGGACGACTACCTGATCAAGCCGTTCGCGCTGCAGGAAGTGAACGTGCGCCTGAATGCGCTGGCCCGGCGCGGCCGTGGCCTGCCGGCGCGGGTACTGAACGTGGGCGAGCTGGAGTTCAACCTGGATACGCTGGAAGTGCATCGCGAGGGTCGCTCCATCCAGCTCAACCCGACCGCGCTGAAGATCTTGCAGGCGCTGATGGAGGCGTCGCCGGCGGTGGTGACCCGGCAGGAACTGGAAAGCCGGGTCTGGGGCGAGGAGTTGCCCGATTCCGATTCCCTGCGCGTGCATATCCACGGCCTGCGCGCGTTGCTGGACAAGCCTTTCGAAACGGCCATGATCCAGACCCGGCATGGCATCGGCTATCGCATCGCCGTTCCGGACGTCAATGGCTGAGCCGCCCGTGCAGCGTCCTGCGCGGCCCGGCAGGCGTCGGCTGCGCACCCGCATCATCGTGTCGTTCGCCCTGCTGGGGTTCGGCCTGACCGCGCTGTTCGCGCTGGCCATGGTGCAACTGCGCAACCGGCTGGAGAACCAGCTGATCGAAAAAACGCTGCAGCGCGAAGTTGCAAGCCTGGTGCAGCAGGTCGAGGTGAGCCCGGACCGGCAGCCGTATTTCCTGATGTTCGATGCGCGTACCTTCAGCGATGCCAATGCCTACAAGATCAATCCGCTTTATCGGGACTTGAAGCAGGGCGTGCACGAAATCCGCGAGACCGATGCGAACGGCGTGATGCAGGTTTACAAGGTGGCGGTGCGCCGGGGGCTGAGCCAGAACGGCAAGCCGTTCACCAGCCTGGTGCGTTACAACGTCACCGATGCCGCGGCCACGTCCGATCTGCTGGCGCGCTGGCTGCTGGGCGCCGTGCTTGCGTTCAGCGTGTTCGCCCTGCTGCTGGGCTGGTGGTCGGCGTCCAAGGTGATGGCGCCGGTGTCCGATCTTGCGCAGCGCCTGCGGCGTTCCGGCAACAGCTCCGATCCCGAGGCGCTGGCGCCGAACTTCGCCGAGGATGAAGTGGGCGAACTGGCCAAGGCGCTGGACGACTACGCCGGCCGGCTGACCGATGTCGTGCAGCGGGATCGCGAGTTCAACGCCGACGTCAGCCACGAGTTGCGCACGCCGCTGGCGGTGATCCGCGGCGCGGTGGAGCTCCTGTTGACGCGCCCCGACATCGATGACCGCACCCGCACCCGGCTGTCGCGCATCCAGCGCGCCGAGCAGCAGTGCACCGACCTGATCGGCGCGCTGCTGCTGCTGTCGCGAAACGAGCGCGCAGTCGGCCAATGCGACGTGACCAAGGTCGCGCAGCAGCAGCTGGACAGCCATCGCGCGCAGCTTGGTGGCAAGCCCGTGGAGCTGCGCCTGGAGGGTGCCGGCAGCGTGCTGCTGGATGTGCCGGAGTCGGCGATGGCGGTGGCGTTGGGCAATCTCATCGGCAACGCGGTGAAGTACACGCCCGCCGGCGAGGTGGTGGTGCGCGTGCATGCCGACGCGGTGGAGGTGATCGATTCCGGCCCGGGCCTCAGCGCCGAAGATGCCGCCAAGCTGTTCACCCGTGGCTACCGCGGCACCCATGCCGGGCATTCGCAGGGCGGCGGGATTGGCCTGTCGATCGTGCGCCGCTTGTGTGCCCTGTATGGCTGGGACGTGCAGGTGCGGCCGGGCGAGGCGAAGGGCGTGGTGGCCACGCTGCGTTTCACGCACTAGCCGACAGCAGGCTGCAGGCGCGTCCATTTCGCCATGATGCGATAATGGCCGCGCCGTTTTTCCCAAGGATTCCTGCATGAACGCTGCCGCATCGCTGGCCTACCGGGTCGCCCTTTCCGATCACCCCCGCAGCGCCGACCAGCGGGCGGCGATCCTTGCCGGTGAACTCGGCTTCGGCAAGCATTTCACCGACCACATGGTCGCCATCCAGTGGGACAAGGCGACCGGCTGGCACGATGCGCAGGTCTGCGCCTACGGCCCGCTGGCGCTGGATCCGGCTGCGGCGGTGCTGCATTACGGGCAGGAAATCTTCGAAGGCATCAAGGCCTATCGGCATGCCGACGGCTCGATCTGGACCTTCCGTCCCGATGCCAACGGTGCGCGCCTGCAGCGCTCCGCCGCGCGGCTTGCGCTGCCGCAGCTGCCAGTGGCCGAGTTCACCGAATCGCTGCGCCAGCTGGTCGCGGTCGACCACGCCTGGGTGCCGTCTGCCCCGGAAAGCAGCCTGTATTTCCGCCCCTTCATGATCGCCACCGAGGCCTTCCTTGGCGTGCGCCCTGCACAAGGGGCAGCGTATTACGTCATCGCCAGCCCGGCTGGCGCCTACTTCGCCAAGGGCGTGGCTCCGGTGTCGATCTGGTTGTCGGAGGATTTCGCGCGTGCGGCCAAGGGCGGCACCGGCGCTGCCAAGTGTGGCGGCAATTACGCGGCGTCGTTGCTGCCGCAGCAGGACGCCTATGCGCAGGGTTGCTCGCAGGTGTTGTTTCTCGATCCGGTCGAAGGCAAGTACATCGAGGAACTGGGCGGCATGAACGTGTTCCTGGTCTGCCGGGACGGCCGCATCGTTACCCCGGCGCTGTCCGGCAGCATCCTGGAGGGCATCACCCGCGCCAGCATCCTGCAGCTGGCGCGTGACCGCGGCATGACGGTCGAAGAGCGCAAGGTGTCCATCGACGAGTGGAAAAGCGGCGTGGCATCGGGCGAGATCACCGAGGTGTTCGCCTGTGGTACCGCCGCGGTGGTCACCCCGATCGGCGCGTTGAAGGGCAAGGACTTCGCCGTTGGCGACATCAACGCACCGGCCGGCGAGGTCACCATGGCGCTCCGCCGGGAATTGACCGATATCCAGTACGGTCGCATGCCCGACCGCCACGGCTGGATGGTGAAGCTGGCCTAGCCGCTGCGGGACTGCCGGCAACGCAGGGTTCTGCCGGGGTGCGCCTCATAGATGCACCCACAAACAGCCCATCCTTCGGCGTATCCCGAAGTTGATGTGCGCGGGCGTATGGCCGTTGGCGTCCACTTGTTCCAGGCGCAGGCCAATCAGCTGCCCGCCGGCGTTG contains:
- a CDS encoding branched-chain amino acid aminotransferase, with translation MNAAASLAYRVALSDHPRSADQRAAILAGELGFGKHFTDHMVAIQWDKATGWHDAQVCAYGPLALDPAAAVLHYGQEIFEGIKAYRHADGSIWTFRPDANGARLQRSAARLALPQLPVAEFTESLRQLVAVDHAWVPSAPESSLYFRPFMIATEAFLGVRPAQGAAYYVIASPAGAYFAKGVAPVSIWLSEDFARAAKGGTGAAKCGGNYAASLLPQQDAYAQGCSQVLFLDPVEGKYIEELGGMNVFLVCRDGRIVTPALSGSILEGITRASILQLARDRGMTVEERKVSIDEWKSGVASGEITEVFACGTAAVVTPIGALKGKDFAVGDINAPAGEVTMALRRELTDIQYGRMPDRHGWMVKLA
- a CDS encoding response regulator transcription factor, producing MRILVIEDNADIAANLGDYLEECGHTVDFAADGITGLHLAVVHEFDAIVLDLNLPGMDGLEVCRKLRVEARKQTPVLILTARDSLDNKLAGFDSGADDYLIKPFALQEVNVRLNALARRGRGLPARVLNVGELEFNLDTLEVHREGRSIQLNPTALKILQALMEASPAVVTRQELESRVWGEELPDSDSLRVHIHGLRALLDKPFETAMIQTRHGIGYRIAVPDVNG
- the rimK gene encoding 30S ribosomal protein S6--L-glutamate ligase; amino-acid sequence: MKLAILSRNSKLYSTRRLVEAARERGHSVRVLDPLRCYMRISSDGFDMRYKGKPIADYAAVVPRIGASITRYGCAVLRQFELMGTATPNSAAAIARARDKLRCHQVLAAEGIGLPVTVFGDNPDDTGDLLALLGPPPHVIKLNEGTQGAGVMLTEKPSASRATIETLRGLYATFLVQEFIAEAKGADLRCFVVGDQVVAAMRRQAPKGDFRSNLHRGGIARPVRPTRAEAATAVRAAQILGLGVAGVDLIRSARGPLVLEVNSSPGLEGIEAATDIDVAGAVIAHVAMQSALKQRKRNDDLTDS
- a CDS encoding sensor histidine kinase, producing the protein MAEPPVQRPARPGRRRLRTRIIVSFALLGFGLTALFALAMVQLRNRLENQLIEKTLQREVASLVQQVEVSPDRQPYFLMFDARTFSDANAYKINPLYRDLKQGVHEIRETDANGVMQVYKVAVRRGLSQNGKPFTSLVRYNVTDAAATSDLLARWLLGAVLAFSVFALLLGWWSASKVMAPVSDLAQRLRRSGNSSDPEALAPNFAEDEVGELAKALDDYAGRLTDVVQRDREFNADVSHELRTPLAVIRGAVELLLTRPDIDDRTRTRLSRIQRAEQQCTDLIGALLLLSRNERAVGQCDVTKVAQQQLDSHRAQLGGKPVELRLEGAGSVLLDVPESAMAVALGNLIGNAVKYTPAGEVVVRVHADAVEVIDSGPGLSAEDAAKLFTRGYRGTHAGHSQGGGIGLSIVRRLCALYGWDVQVRPGEAKGVVATLRFTH